TCCAATGTCACTGTTGCAGTCGTGGCGATCTGGTCAGCAACAAGACCATGCTCAGACAAGATGAGTGACAACGCCATAGAAAAACAACTGGCATGGGCGGCTCCAATCAGTTCCTCTGGATTGGTCCCTGGTCCATCCTCGAATCGAGTGGCAAACCCATATTGGGCGTCTTTCAACACACCGCTCTCTGTGCTTGTAATGCCAGTCCCGGTTTTGAGATCACCCTTCCATATAGCAGAACCCATGCGCTTCATATCAATCTCCTTGTTCAATCTAACCTCAATGTCAGAAAATGCCCCCGACCGATAATTTCAAGCACCAGCACTCGTATTAGCTGATCACAGGATCGTGCGAAGGTAAGACTTAAACTCCTTGCGTTCCTGGTCTTGTTGCGGGTTATCCGGATAAACTGATATCCAAGACTGATGCACATGTGTAAGTCGCCGGCGGTGGCGCACATGCGCCCAGTCCGAGCGGCCACTTTGGTGAAACCGCATTTCGACCATCTACGGCGTCGGCTCATGCCGCCCTTCGAGTGAACATATTGTCGTATGCTTGCGCTGCGCTGCCGGGCACATGTTATGGACGAAACGGCACCCCCAGTTTCTGAACCCGGCTGACAAATCTGGCGAAGATGGCTAGGTTGGCACCGTAGTGATGTGCGTTAAGGGATGCCATGCGTGGCACAGACGAAGCTTGATCAGGTGTTTGCCGAATTGGCAGACACGCGCGATGATTTTGACGCACGGCGGGATGTGCTGGAACGGGCTGCGCATCTGCTGCTGCACAAGACCGCGCTTGGCGGGCAAGTTGTTGCAAGGGCCTGTGCGGCACAGGAAGATGATCTTGCACTTGAGGCGAGACATCAAGAAGATCCCCGTCATGGAAGACATTCTTGAGCAGAGCTTTGAAGCCTGGGCTTTTGAGAGTGACGAACTGGCCGACGATGGCGATGCACAGGGATTTATTGCACTGGCACAGGATGATGAGCCTGCACCCGAGGAGACAGGCGAACTTACAGCCCTGTTGAAAGGCACAAAGGTCGCGGCAGACTGGATCGATGGCTGCCTGATGGCAGTCATCATCGCCCCGAAGATGATAACACCGAACCGCTGGATGCCACCGCTGTTCGACCACGCGATCAGCGGATTGGGGCCGTTGGAGTTGCAACGGTTTCTGGACATCGTGATGATGCGTGCGCATGGCGCGATTGCGGTCGCGGAAGACCCTGAAGATTTCGCGCGACAGATGGCGCAGCGCGGGCCCAAGGGCCGGCAAGACTGGGCGGCAGGGTTCACACTGGGATGCGAGAAGTTCAAGTCGAGCTGGCCCGCAAAAGCCACAGGGCCAAAAGATCGCGCGGTGCAGCGTCAGATCAGTGACCGATCGAAAGCAGGGCTTGAGACTGGTTATATACGCATCATCGGCCAATGGCTGGCAGCGCGTAACGCAGCAAATCTGGCGGAGGCATGAAGGGGTCATTGTCCTGCGCGCAGCAGCCTGCTGCCCCAGGATCGTCAGCAGCGGTCACTGAATATGATACACTCGATGTATGTTTCGTTTATTTGACATGTTGCGGACTCTGTTGACGGCATCGACAAGGTATAGCGACGACAATCCTCGAGGCAGTCAATGACACTTGCAGTATAAGCCCACAGCGTCAGCACCAGTCGTGCGGACTGAAAAACCTGCGGCACAAGTCCCCCCCGAATTTAAGAGGTTGCTCTTCCATCTTGGCACGCAGGGCCTGCTGCGTTTCTCAAACTGGCATTGTCGATAAACCATCACAGCTCAATCAGGTTTCACCGTGACCCATCCCTGTGACTCCTCCGACATCCGTAATGCATCCATGACATGCATGTTGCATATAGCATCTTCCAGATCGGGGCCTTCTTGCCCGAGCCCTATGCACAGGTTTGCGAAGTCTTCGGCCTGTAGCATATACTGGTCCACAGGTTCGAATTCCTCGACCAGAAGCGCACTGCCTTTGACGAATGTGCCATCGTCGATCATCAGCCGCGCAGTCTGATCGGGCGCTTGATTGAACGGCACAGCGAACGATACCCGCCCCCTGGTTCCGATAATCTGCACATCCTGGCTGCGAACAAGTTGCGTGGCGCAGCTAAACACCAGCCGGCGCCCTTCTGGAAATGCAATAATTGCGCTGGTCAGACGGTCTGTGCCAAATTCGGGGTCACGATCCATCAGGACAACGACCTTTTCAGGCTCACACCCGAAGATGTCACGCCCCATAGCCACCGCATAACAGCCGACATCATTCAACGCCCCGCCGCCGATATCCAGCCTGTTGCGGACATTCAGTGGATCGTGGTTCTCATAGCAGAAGCTGGCATGAACAGCCCCGATGCGGCCAAGCGATCCGTTCCGCACCAACTCACGGACACGAATCCATTGCGGGTGATGGCGAACCATGAAGGCTTCGCGAACCTTCTTGCCTGTCCGTCGGCTGACCTCCGTCAGTTTTGCAGCATCGTCTGCGCTAAGGGCAATAGGCTTTTCGCATAACACATGCTTTCCGGCTTCCAGCGCTTTCAGGGTCCATGGCACATGAAGATGATTGGGCAACGGGTTATAGATGATATCAATCTTTGGATCGGCCAGAAGCGCGTCATAACTGCCATAAGCCTTTCCGACACCCAGGATTCCGGCGACCTCTGAAGCGTGGTCGGCATTGCGCGATGCAATCGCACCAACCACCAGCTTATTACTTTTCTGCATGGCGGGAATGACTTGTTTCACAGCAATATTCGCTGTGCTTAGGACACCCCAGACAGTTTTGGGTTGTGCTTGCATGGCCAGCGGTTCCTTTTATTGCGCTGCACGAACGTCATCGGCGTAACGGGTTGGCCGGAAATTGGCGAACAGCGGGGATATCTCGCCTGTCAGTATCTCTCGGGCCAAAAGTTCGGGCAAAATCAGTCCCAATGTGGCGCCGCTATGACTGAATGCCACATAATACCCTTCAATACCGCCCAGCGCACCTGCAACAGGTTCACCCCCGCCCGGTATTGGCTTGCGTCCCACCCCGACATGATCAATCTGTAGTTTGGGATTGCCTATAATCAGCTTCTCAGCCTCTTGCAGCAGCGTCTGCACTGTTTCATCGCTATACTCAAAACTGCCATCGTCATGAATGATCATGGCGCGTTCGACCCAGCCGGAATCGATGGCAAGACAGTTATTTACAGCAGGCCGAATGGCTGCGCGGGGCGTATTCAGGACACACCGCAGACCCGATGCGATGGGTTTGGTCAAAATCAGCAATGAAACAGGGCTGTCATCGCCCATCGGCATGCCCAGCTCGCGCACGGCCTCCGGGACAGAAGGACCCGTGGCCAGCAAGGCGGCGTCAACCTCGAACAGATCACCTGCGGCGGTGCGCACTGCACTGACCTTGCCGGAGTTTGTCACGATGTCGGACTTGCCCGCATTCTCCACAAGTGTCGCACCACGGGCGCGCAATTCCCTTGCCATAAGGCTGATCACACTGGGCAGATCGACCCACCCCTCTCCGGGATTGTATATTGCATGTCCTTCTTTGATCGAACTCGGGTCAACGCCGGATATTTTCTGCGCGATCTGATCACAATCCAGCCATTGGGAATCATAGCCAATGCCTTGTTCATACTTCAGAGTTTCATGAAGTGTTGCGCCATCAATCAGGCTTTTCCAGCGAAGCCCGCCGTCAAACCGCAAGAATCCATGACTCTCCGGGCGATGTGCGCGGAAACTGCGCCAGCGGTCCATACCCAGCATGCGCAACGCATGATATTCGGCCGAACGCCGGTTGGCAGAGTTCAGCCATGCGATTGACCGGTTGGACGCACCATTCGCAAGCGGGCCATCATTCAGCAGTATGATTTCAACACCTGCGCGGGCCAGAAACCAAGCAGTCGCAACACCGAAGATGCCACCGCCAATGATACCCACACGGCGGGGGGAGGACGTATTTGTCATTTTTTCTTTCCTTTTAGGCTGTCTTGATTGAGGTGCAAACCATGCTACGAGGCAGATCTGATCCAGTCCTTGGCACGCGCCGGATCGGGCACAGGGGCGGCGGCCAGTAGCTCGCGGGTGTAGTCGGTCCCCGGTGCGCTGAACAATTGCGATTTGGGCGCCTTTTCAACCACTTTGCCGGATTTCATGACATACACGAAATCAGCGACTTTCTTGACCACGGGCAGGTCATGGGTGATGAACAGATACCCGATATTCAGTTCTGAACGCAGCGTATTCAGCAGGTTAATAATTCCGGCCTTGACCGACACATCCAGTGCAGAAACCGCTTCATCTGCGATGATGATGGACGGCTTCAGAATGACGGCGCGTGCAATCAACACACGTTGGCGTTGTCCGCCGCTAAGCTGATGGGGATAGCGTTCCAGAAAGTGTTCGGCAGGTTTCAGATCAACAATCTCAAGCGCTTCCCTGACCTTTTCCAGCACATCAGCCTTGCGCCTTGCAAGTCCGTGCAAGCGTATCACTTCAGACAAAATTGTGCGCACAGTGTTGCGCGGGTTCAACGCAGCTGACGGGTCTTGCAGCACACATTGGACGGCGCTGCGATACTCCATCATCTGCGCGCGGTTCATATCTGCCAGATTGCGCCCGTTGAACGTGACGGTCCCGCTACTTGGGGGAACAAGCCCCAGAAGCATGCGCGCAACTGTGCTTTTGCCACTGCCGCTTTCGCCCACTACCGCTGTGAAATCACCGGGACGAATGGTCAGTGACACATTGTCGACCGCCATCACTGCAGGCCCGACTCCGCGTTTGCCAAAAGTTTTTGTCAGACCACTTGCACAAAGTTCCATACCCGGCCCTTTCATTGTGCGTTTTGCTTGTTGGAATAATCGCTGACGTAAAGGTCCGGCGTATCGTCGGCCAAACTCTGGACACAGCGCAGCAACTCTTTGGTGTAGGGGTGTTCTGGCGCAGAGAATATCTTCTCGGTTGAACCGGTTTCGACCACTTCGCCGCCATACATGACATAAATCCGATCACACAGCCCTGCCACCACGGCAAGATCATGGGTGATCAACAGCAAGGATGTGCCAAGCGCCGTGACGCTGTCATCCAATGATTTCAACACCTGACGTTGAACTGTCGCATCCAGCGCTGTTGTCGGTTCATCAGCAATGATAATCTCAGGGGATTTCGCCAAAGCAATAGCAATCAAGACCCGCTGGCGCATACCGCCGCTTAGTTCAAACGGGAAACGTTGTGCCATGCGTTCAGGATCCGGCAGACCCGCAAGCGCGATGACGCGCAGCAATTCATCGCGTGATGTCTGCGCGCCGCGTCCCATTTTCAGCGCCTCATTTATCTGCGCGCCAATCCGCATCGTAGGGTTCAGAAAACTGTGCGGATCCTGAAAGATCATGCCAATGCGTTTTGCACGGATGTCACGCCATATGCGTGCATCCGCCCCGTTCAGTTCCCGCCCCCGGAACTGGATCGAGCCCTGCACCTGCACCAACGGCGAGTCCGGCAGCAGCCCCGAAATGGCGCGGACTGTCACGGATTTTCCAGAACCGGATTCGCCGACGATACCCACCCGCTCTCCGGCGCGGACCGTCAGGTCAACATTGCGCACCGCATGAACCAACCGGTTTCGCCCTGTCGGCAGTTTGACTTGCAACCCTTTGACCACCAGCAAAGCTTGTTCATCCTGGGACATATCTGTAGCCCTTTCATTGTTGCCCATGGTCATTTCACCCGGCTCAGCATGGGGTTCAGACAATCGTTAAGAATGTCGCCCAGCATGTTTACGGCCAGCACCACAATGAAAATTGCCAGACCGGGCAGAACTGTCAGCCACCAGGCGATCTGCAAATAGGCTTGCGCGCTGTAAAGAAGGGCGCCCCAACTGGGTTGGTTCGCATCCCCCAGCCCCAGAAACGCAAGGCCGGATTCCGCAAGAATAGCGCGACCTACGGTCATGGTCGTCGCGACAAGGACCGGCGGAAATGCATTTGGCAGGACATCAAAGAAGAAAATTCTAATGGGACGGAAACCGGCTGCGCGCGAAGATTCGACATAACCCAATTCACGGATGCGCATACATTCCGCGCGCAAGATCCGTGCGACCTGGGGCCACATGGTAATCGACAAGATCAGAATGATGATTTCCAGACTGGCACCCAGAAGGGCTACTGACACCAGCGCCAGAATAATGCCCGGTATAACCTGGAAGAATTCGGACAACTTCATCAGCAGAACATCAGCAATTCCGCCATAGAACCCAGCCAGCCCGCCTACGACGATGGCCACAGTCAGGCAGATTGCGGCGACAGAAAGCCCGACAAAAATCGAAACCTGACCACCACGCATAAGCCGCGCAAGCATATCGCGCCCCAGATGATCCGTGCCCGCAAGGTTTTCAGCACCCGGCGCCTGTAGCGGGATGAAGGCCGTCAGTGTCGGACTATGGCTGAAATAAGGGCCAACGAAACACAGCCCGATTATTGCCGCAAGAATGATCAGGAAGAAAACAGTCAACGGCCTGCGCAGAAACTCGCGCAATGGACTTTGCCTGCTGAAATCTGCCTGATCC
Above is a window of Roseinatronobacter sp. S2 DNA encoding:
- a CDS encoding OsmC family protein, with amino-acid sequence MKRMGSAIWKGDLKTGTGITSTESGVLKDAQYGFATRFEDGPGTNPEELIGAAHASCFSMALSLILSEHGLVADQIATTATVTLDKVDGGFAVTKIHLDLVADIPGASDDTFMAAAEAAKAGCPISKLLNAEITLSAKLNS
- a CDS encoding UPF0149 family protein, which codes for MEDILEQSFEAWAFESDELADDGDAQGFIALAQDDEPAPEETGELTALLKGTKVAADWIDGCLMAVIIAPKMITPNRWMPPLFDHAISGLGPLELQRFLDIVMMRAHGAIAVAEDPEDFARQMAQRGPKGRQDWAAGFTLGCEKFKSSWPAKATGPKDRAVQRQISDRSKAGLETGYIRIIGQWLAARNAANLAEA
- a CDS encoding Gfo/Idh/MocA family protein: MQAQPKTVWGVLSTANIAVKQVIPAMQKSNKLVVGAIASRNADHASEVAGILGVGKAYGSYDALLADPKIDIIYNPLPNHLHVPWTLKALEAGKHVLCEKPIALSADDAAKLTEVSRRTGKKVREAFMVRHHPQWIRVRELVRNGSLGRIGAVHASFCYENHDPLNVRNRLDIGGGALNDVGCYAVAMGRDIFGCEPEKVVVLMDRDPEFGTDRLTSAIIAFPEGRRLVFSCATQLVRSQDVQIIGTRGRVSFAVPFNQAPDQTARLMIDDGTFVKGSALLVEEFEPVDQYMLQAEDFANLCIGLGQEGPDLEDAICNMHVMDALRMSEESQGWVTVKPD
- a CDS encoding FAD-binding oxidoreductase; translated protein: MTNTSSPRRVGIIGGGIFGVATAWFLARAGVEIILLNDGPLANGASNRSIAWLNSANRRSAEYHALRMLGMDRWRSFRAHRPESHGFLRFDGGLRWKSLIDGATLHETLKYEQGIGYDSQWLDCDQIAQKISGVDPSSIKEGHAIYNPGEGWVDLPSVISLMARELRARGATLVENAGKSDIVTNSGKVSAVRTAAGDLFEVDAALLATGPSVPEAVRELGMPMGDDSPVSLLILTKPIASGLRCVLNTPRAAIRPAVNNCLAIDSGWVERAMIIHDDGSFEYSDETVQTLLQEAEKLIIGNPKLQIDHVGVGRKPIPGGGEPVAGALGGIEGYYVAFSHSGATLGLILPELLAREILTGEISPLFANFRPTRYADDVRAAQ
- a CDS encoding ATP-binding cassette domain-containing protein codes for the protein MAVDNVSLTIRPGDFTAVVGESGSGKSTVARMLLGLVPPSSGTVTFNGRNLADMNRAQMMEYRSAVQCVLQDPSAALNPRNTVRTILSEVIRLHGLARRKADVLEKVREALEIVDLKPAEHFLERYPHQLSGGQRQRVLIARAVILKPSIIIADEAVSALDVSVKAGIINLLNTLRSELNIGYLFITHDLPVVKKVADFVYVMKSGKVVEKAPKSQLFSAPGTDYTRELLAAAPVPDPARAKDWIRSAS
- a CDS encoding ABC transporter ATP-binding protein, translated to MSQDEQALLVVKGLQVKLPTGRNRLVHAVRNVDLTVRAGERVGIVGESGSGKSVTVRAISGLLPDSPLVQVQGSIQFRGRELNGADARIWRDIRAKRIGMIFQDPHSFLNPTMRIGAQINEALKMGRGAQTSRDELLRVIALAGLPDPERMAQRFPFELSGGMRQRVLIAIALAKSPEIIIADEPTTALDATVQRQVLKSLDDSVTALGTSLLLITHDLAVVAGLCDRIYVMYGGEVVETGSTEKIFSAPEHPYTKELLRCVQSLADDTPDLYVSDYSNKQNAQ
- a CDS encoding ABC transporter permease, translating into MALQENISPAIAPEIPVTPDQADFSRQSPLREFLRRPLTVFFLIILAAIIGLCFVGPYFSHSPTLTAFIPLQAPGAENLAGTDHLGRDMLARLMRGGQVSIFVGLSVAAICLTVAIVVGGLAGFYGGIADVLLMKLSEFFQVIPGIILALVSVALLGASLEIIILILSITMWPQVARILRAECMRIRELGYVESSRAAGFRPIRIFFFDVLPNAFPPVLVATTMTVGRAILAESGLAFLGLGDANQPSWGALLYSAQAYLQIAWWLTVLPGLAIFIVVLAVNMLGDILNDCLNPMLSRVK